One part of the Dyadobacter sp. 676 genome encodes these proteins:
- a CDS encoding response regulator: protein MNKNFACLVIDDDTDDQAFFLFALTDTFPAATCYFANNCLEAIERLATGLIPPPDYLFMDWVMPAMQAEECIAELRRIPGMAATRFFILSGSAPFLTAEQQSQLGISRILVKQGNVDDLSGLLQSVIIP from the coding sequence ATGAATAAGAACTTTGCCTGTCTGGTGATTGATGACGACACGGATGACCAAGCCTTTTTTCTCTTTGCCCTTACAGATACATTCCCCGCGGCGACCTGCTATTTTGCCAATAATTGCCTCGAAGCCATCGAGCGGCTGGCGACCGGCCTGATACCCCCGCCCGACTACCTTTTCATGGATTGGGTTATGCCCGCGATGCAGGCCGAAGAATGTATCGCCGAACTACGCAGAATCCCCGGTATGGCCGCCACCCGATTTTTTATCCTGTCCGGATCGGCCCCGTTTTTGACGGCAGAGCAGCAGTCGCAGCTCGGGATAAGCAGGATTTTGGTGAAACAGGGAAATGTGGATGACCTTTCGGGGCTTCTTCAATCGGTGATAATTCCTTAA